In Pedobacter sp. WC2423, the following are encoded in one genomic region:
- a CDS encoding ABC transporter permease codes for MFFINFKIALRNIQKNKGFSLMNIGGLAIGMACCLLLLLYVSYEWGYDKQFEAIDRIYITRVNININEGLATSVASPDKLAGGALETLPGVEVVSRMNLGGDYNKLFSHDRENYKLDARSVDPSFLKIFEQKFIYGNAATAFHTPESVVITASTARKLFGKNNPVGQTIKYDNRKLLNVSAVIEDLPENQSFQYDALLSWDFFEQEHPDNKNNSWGSITCATLIKLKDKNQFEAADAGMRKLIRANDPKTQLEAFLFPFAKYHLYNEFTNGKASGGRIDQVKLFSFLAFCVLLIASINYMNLSTARSEKRAREVGVRKALGSTRSSLMGQFFIESMLFSLIAAIVAFGVLELCLPYFNNLLGISMKISYGAYPFWLTLGILVLITGLLAGSYPAFYLSSFTPIKVLKGLTGVGKSSLPIRKILVVLQFSLSICMIICAIIIYSQIQFMRNKPLGFSQNNLVELNLEGEWRKPEKLQLFKAELKKSGAVIAATEFAQSFTSDGSITGNFSWPGKAANDQSIISYRSVGYNFSTTIGAKITEGRDFSSEFVADTSTSVLVNEALVEKMGIKSPVGKIVHWGDNPPLTIVGVVKNYSNETIGGKAVPTFFYYNVKKSNTLILSINPTMNLSAAVGTIKQISQRLNPAYPSALTFIAQDLKNKLKSEQLLSVLSNLFGGFAIFISCLGLLGLALYMAEQRKKEISIRKVLGADLKSILILLNKDFIKLVIISNIIAFPVAFIFANNWLKNYDYKISIVAWPFIIAAILSLGIALLTVSLQSFKVAKANAVDALKYE; via the coding sequence ATGTTTTTCATCAACTTCAAAATTGCCTTACGTAACATTCAAAAGAACAAGGGTTTCTCCTTAATGAACATTGGCGGACTGGCCATTGGTATGGCTTGCTGTTTACTACTGCTACTTTATGTAAGCTATGAATGGGGTTATGATAAACAGTTTGAAGCGATTGACCGTATTTATATTACCCGGGTAAATATAAATATTAATGAAGGACTGGCTACTTCTGTTGCCTCACCAGACAAACTTGCTGGTGGTGCCTTAGAGACTTTACCTGGAGTAGAAGTGGTAAGCCGGATGAATCTTGGAGGTGACTACAATAAGCTTTTTAGTCATGATCGGGAAAATTATAAGCTGGACGCACGTTCTGTAGACCCCTCTTTTCTGAAGATCTTTGAGCAAAAGTTCATTTATGGTAATGCTGCTACTGCATTTCATACGCCAGAATCCGTAGTCATTACTGCCTCAACTGCACGCAAATTATTTGGCAAAAATAATCCAGTTGGGCAAACCATTAAATATGATAACAGAAAACTGCTGAATGTATCGGCAGTAATTGAGGATTTGCCAGAAAATCAAAGCTTTCAATATGATGCGTTATTAAGCTGGGATTTTTTCGAACAGGAGCACCCTGACAATAAGAATAATAGCTGGGGGTCTATTACTTGTGCCACGCTGATTAAATTAAAAGATAAAAATCAATTTGAGGCGGCAGATGCAGGAATGAGAAAATTGATCAGGGCAAATGATCCGAAAACGCAATTGGAAGCTTTTCTATTTCCATTCGCTAAATATCATCTTTATAATGAATTTACAAATGGTAAAGCTTCCGGAGGCAGAATAGACCAGGTAAAATTATTCTCTTTTCTGGCTTTTTGTGTATTGTTGATTGCAAGTATCAATTATATGAACTTGTCAACTGCCCGGTCGGAGAAAAGGGCGAGAGAAGTAGGTGTCCGAAAAGCATTGGGTTCTACCAGGAGCAGTTTGATGGGACAGTTTTTTATTGAATCTATGCTGTTTTCACTAATTGCTGCAATAGTTGCTTTTGGTGTGCTGGAATTGTGCTTACCCTATTTTAATAACCTGCTTGGCATTTCCATGAAGATTAGCTATGGTGCTTATCCTTTCTGGCTTACTTTAGGTATATTAGTTTTGATAACTGGTCTGCTTGCCGGAAGTTATCCAGCATTTTATTTGTCTTCATTCACACCCATAAAAGTTTTAAAAGGCTTAACAGGCGTTGGAAAATCTTCTTTACCAATTCGCAAGATTCTGGTAGTGCTTCAGTTCAGTCTTTCAATTTGTATGATTATCTGCGCTATCATTATCTATTCTCAAATTCAGTTTATGCGAAATAAACCGCTTGGGTTTTCTCAAAATAACCTGGTTGAGCTTAATTTAGAGGGCGAGTGGAGAAAACCGGAAAAACTACAATTGTTTAAAGCTGAATTGAAAAAATCGGGTGCTGTCATTGCTGCAACGGAATTTGCACAATCTTTCACGAGTGATGGTTCTATTACGGGTAACTTCAGCTGGCCTGGAAAGGCTGCGAATGATCAGTCCATAATAAGTTACAGAAGTGTTGGCTATAATTTTAGTACAACTATAGGGGCAAAGATAACCGAGGGAAGAGATTTCTCTTCTGAATTTGTAGCTGACACATCGACTTCCGTTTTAGTCAATGAGGCATTAGTAGAAAAAATGGGTATCAAATCTCCAGTAGGAAAAATAGTCCATTGGGGAGATAATCCACCTTTAACTATTGTTGGAGTTGTTAAAAATTATTCCAATGAAACGATAGGAGGAAAGGCTGTTCCTACCTTCTTTTACTACAATGTGAAGAAAAGTAATACTTTAATCCTGAGCATTAATCCAACGATGAATTTAAGTGCTGCTGTAGGTACTATTAAACAGATCAGTCAACGGCTTAATCCTGCTTATCCGTCAGCACTGACGTTTATTGCTCAGGATTTGAAAAATAAGTTGAAAAGTGAACAGCTTTTGAGTGTATTGTCAAATTTATTTGGTGGATTTGCTATTTTTATTTCCTGCCTGGGTTTATTAGGGCTGGCTTTATACATGGCTGAACAGCGCAAAAAAGAGATCAGCATCAGAAAGGTTCTGGGTGCTGATCTGAAAAGTATCCTGATTTTATTAAATAAAGATTTTATCAAATTGGTTATTATCTCGAACATCATTGCTTTTCCGGTCGCTTTTATTTTTGCGAACAATTGGCTGAAAAACTATGATTACAAGATTTCAATAGTTGCATGGCCTTTTATTATTGCTGCAATATTATCGCTGGGTATCGCTTTGCTGACGGTAAGTTTGCAAAGTTTTAAAGTTGCAAAGGCAAATGCGGTTGACGCATTGAAATATGAGTAA
- a CDS encoding amidohydrolase family protein, which produces MTQYRVKIITLTFLILSFNGFAQQQNDSVKVIKAGHLIDVERGTTLTNQLILIDHDTIKSIGPDLTIPVGAKIIDLSNATVLPGLIDCHTHLTFQPGENYYEDIFRRTPADLAMIAPIYAKRTLEAGFTTCRDVGASAFIDVSLRNAINRGDIPGPRLLVATLFIGSTGSHGDLNGFSPYLDWVGPKQMTGVANGVEGVRAQVRYNIKYGAEVIKFGASAGVLTEEVSVGAPQFSQEEMNAIVQEAHLWGLKACAHAHGTVAIKMAVKAGVASIEHGSFLDDEAIQLMKTHGTYLVADIYNDDYILSDYAKHGTPEIIINKEKLVGKEQRLSFQRAVKSGVKIAFGTDAGVYPHGWNGKQFKYMVKFGLTPMQAIQAATINAADLLGWKNKVGSLKKGKYADLIALNDDPLQDVTLLEQIPFVMKGGTIYKNDLKK; this is translated from the coding sequence ATGACTCAATACCGAGTAAAAATCATCACGCTGACTTTTCTAATTTTATCATTTAATGGCTTTGCGCAGCAGCAAAACGATTCAGTAAAAGTAATTAAGGCTGGCCACCTGATTGATGTAGAAAGAGGAACAACACTAACCAATCAGTTGATTTTAATTGACCATGACACCATAAAAAGCATTGGCCCGGACCTGACTATACCAGTCGGAGCAAAAATCATAGACCTCAGCAATGCAACAGTCCTGCCTGGATTGATTGATTGTCATACTCACCTGACCTTTCAGCCCGGAGAAAATTATTACGAAGACATTTTCAGGCGGACACCAGCAGACCTTGCTATGATTGCCCCTATTTACGCAAAACGCACATTAGAGGCCGGGTTTACAACCTGCAGAGACGTAGGAGCTTCAGCATTTATTGACGTCTCTCTGAGAAATGCAATCAACCGCGGTGATATACCCGGTCCCAGACTACTGGTTGCCACACTATTTATTGGCAGTACCGGTAGCCATGGTGACCTGAATGGATTTTCGCCTTATTTAGACTGGGTAGGCCCAAAACAAATGACTGGCGTGGCCAATGGTGTAGAAGGTGTACGTGCGCAAGTCCGTTACAATATAAAATACGGTGCCGAAGTGATCAAATTTGGCGCAAGTGCAGGCGTACTCACAGAAGAAGTGAGTGTAGGCGCCCCTCAATTCTCACAGGAAGAAATGAATGCAATTGTTCAGGAAGCCCATTTATGGGGACTGAAAGCCTGTGCCCATGCCCATGGTACAGTAGCGATAAAAATGGCCGTTAAAGCTGGTGTAGCTTCCATAGAACATGGCAGTTTTCTTGATGATGAAGCCATACAACTAATGAAAACACACGGCACTTATCTGGTCGCAGATATTTATAATGACGATTATATACTGAGTGATTATGCAAAACACGGCACCCCGGAAATCATTATTAACAAAGAAAAGCTGGTAGGCAAAGAGCAACGGTTAAGTTTTCAGCGCGCAGTTAAATCAGGTGTAAAAATAGCCTTTGGTACAGATGCCGGTGTCTATCCGCACGGCTGGAACGGCAAACAGTTTAAATATATGGTAAAATTCGGGCTAACCCCGATGCAGGCTATACAAGCCGCTACCATCAATGCAGCAGATTTGCTGGGATGGAAAAATAAAGTCGGCTCCCTGAAAAAGGGCAAATACGCCGACTTGATTGCATTAAATGATGATCCGCTTCAGGACGTCACCCTACTGGAACAAATCCCATTCGTGATGAAAGGCGGAACTATTTATAAAAATGACCTAAAAAAATAA